The segment GTAGTGATGGCTGACTCGTAAAATTGTCTGCTGCAATGACCAAAGCTGCTGACAAAGTCTGCATTGTCTGATGACCCTCATAAAGGTTCCGGAGTGGTGCCAATGCAGTCAGGGCAAAGTTGTTTATGCCGGTTGACAATCTGCTCGTTGTGTAGAATCAACGGCGGCTCATCGTAGATATGTTGTTCCTGTAGAGGGACGATCTCGTCGCCAAAGGACACCTCTTTGAAGCATGTTGATTCTGCGATGACTCCGTTGTCGACAACTTCATCTTCGCAACGATGAGATCTAGACTTCTTAGGCTGCGACGGAGACAGGCCTAACTGGTCACTGGAACGAATTTCAGCAGTTAATAATAAACGGTAACCCGAAGCTAAATCATTTCCGATTTAGACCTGGCTAATAAAAGTCGACGTTGTCTGTCCCTAGCACGCCTGTGAACAGAATGAATTTATGAGATAAATTTCTGCAAAATTCACAGCAAAAAGTGGAAGAACATATGGGGTTCAGGTGCAGGTTAACTGTTGACAACCGAATCTACACTGCAACcacgatttcatcaactgagactttGTCTGAGTTGAGGAATTATGTGCTATATAAACACACGATAATCACAAATTTAACCAATTATGACACAtatttataaacaaaataacGCATACAACATAAATTAGTTAAAGGACTGGAATCGTTGAAAAACTTTTTGCTGTAATCTGGACCCTAGGTGCCTCCAGCCGCCCTCGTCGGGAGATAGGAAGAGAGTGTCAatcatggccgatcagctgacTATGTGCGTGggtaaagggaggctactcatgggtgagtgtagttttaagtctgcttcttttagaagggaacttcaagggatttcaggtgttccactacccttgccaggaagaggagataagcaattaagcatgagtcaggataaggaaaaataacaatatttgGCTTGAAAATCAAAATGCTTAGGTGGCAATGAAATTCTAACATAACTGTCAAAGAATTCCAATTTACATAAGACTGTTTATACAtgttactcaaaacattagacAGATAAGTGAATTAAATTTGTCAATGGTATTCAGACATACTGTACCTGTTCCTTTCAGCTGTGTCCCTGTGTCAGTCTGTGCATTATCTTCTTTTACAGCTGACATGTCAACAGAATTGTTGGCCTGGATATGGTTGGAGCTTTccttttttcttgttgttacCTTTTCTCCCTCTCTACGTGGTGGTTTCAAAAGTATACCTTCCTGAGACTTATGTAAAATTTCAGAAGCATTTAGGTTCAGCATAGAGCATGAACTTCTTTGTTCATTTGAGGCTTCCCTTACAATATTCTGACCTGAAATTGTCCTGTTAATCCTTGTAGCCTTCGCACGTTTGAGGTCTGGACGAAAAGAATTCACAGTTTCCACTGCAACACTGTTGCATTTTAAAGCGATATTTTTTCTAGTTTTTCTCTTAGCTATCTTGCTGAGTACTTCCCTTTCATAATTTTTGCACTTTAAACTTTCAAGATATTCTATTCCTTTCTTTGATGGTTTTCTCTTTCTTTTTGGCCATTTTTTAGTATTATTAGTGACTTCAGAATCATCACTGTTGAGTATACCAGAGGCAGAGTCAGTACTTATCTCTTGTGAGGTATGTTGTATTCCATTCAACTGTGGATGTAAAACTGAAAGCTGCGGCTtactgactgatttttttaactgGGAAATCACCTCATCCAGTCTTAATGATGCACTTATCATCCTGGGCCTTTTCTCCTTGACATTCCTAAACTGTAAAGATGTTCTCAgagtatctgtgtgtgtgtcaatGACTGATTTTGAATGCAATACACTTGGAACAGTGTCAGTGACAGAGGGCATTGTTTCCATATTTAATGGGTAGTTCTTAGTCCTTTCTGTGCTACAGTTGCCTGTACTGGGAAATTGTGtcactgaatatttcaaatcacataGTCGTTTCGAATGAGTGCCTTTTTGAGATGGGAAAATCTGTGAGGCATCAATGTTTTGCTTCCCTGACCTTGTACACAGTTCAGCTATTTGCCCCTCGGTAGGACTGACTTCTATCTGATTATTACTTTCAACAGAAACTGCATGGTCacagttttcttcttttctcaTCAGAATGCACATTCTGCAACTGTTActgattttatttctttcaaatatatgtGTGGAATTAGCTTCCAATTCTTCAGCAATGGTTTTGGCTACTCTACTCCTAACTTTTGAAGACTCACAAATACTCATTTCTGACATCACATCCATTTGTgcatttggatatatttgtacaTCTGTGTCACAAACAGAGGTTGACGCAGTATGCAAACTGTTTAATTTTACATACTTGGATGACGATTCCCAAGAATCAGTAGTAAGGTTTCTTTCTGTGTGAGGATGTTCCATAGAAGCCAATGCAACATGTTTTCTGTTCTTTTTATCTGTCACAGGACTTCTTTTATGATTCTTCTTGTTGAATGAACATATCTGTTTTACCAATGGTTCACTATCATCATTGTTGTCAAATCTTGAATCCTGTGGCAAACAGGGTTGGATCAGGTTGTTTGAAAGCAACATGAGGGATGATTCAGTTGTTTTCTGATTACAAACATCATGTTCTTTTGATGCAAATTTTGAGACCATATCGCTTGGCAAGTTAATATCCTGATCACAATCTAATTTGTCAGATGTCTTTACCATTAGCAAACTGCAGGAATTACATGGAAAACATGTGCTGGAAGACAGCAACCCATCTGACTTtacccaatatactggacagTTAACGGACTGGCAGCGTGGAAAGGGATGTTTATGTTGCACAATAGCACTTGGGTGAATGTCAGTTTGAAGGAATTTTAAAGATATTCCTGGACAAAATGTGGCATCTTTGtgaaaatgtctcaaaatatttaAGAAGTGGACGGTATCAAACAATCCATTTATCACTAGATCATAAATTTCTACAGGCCtaaacagaatatatattttgcaAGTTCCACGATGAGAAATGGATATTGATAATGGATCAATGTTTTCTCCAAGAATGCCAAACAAATGGTCATAGgttatcacaacacattctTCATTCTCTGTCCGTTTAACCACctgcaaaaacagaaaaaaaactgaaattattaCATGGTCATTAACAAATAATGCATTCAGTTCTATAATTAAAAAAGAGGGGCAATCTATGTCACCTCATGCATTGTAAACAGTTATTTATGCGGACAGTTCAGAAGCTTAATGCACCCTCGTGGGAGCCAATTCACAGCAACTATTTTCAGTTACTTCTGTggatggcatttagaagtttgcATGATGAAGAGGAACAATTTTATGGATGGAAGACTCTTCTATTACAATAGATGCAGCATTTTGGTGCAGATATTAACGTCATTATCACACTTCATTTGCCTACTAACTGTATTATCATTTGCACCAAAACATCCCATTTATTGACATAAAGAAGGTACATCTCcatacatgaactgatgttcccaTACAAGTACGGCAATGGAAGTGAAATGTTGTTTCAACATATCACATTAATACTAGAAAAGCCAGTTTCGTACAAAATTTTGTTTAATGTGCACATGAACATGGTtggaataaaatatgaaattgtcCATTTGTTGCTGTACATTTCAGAGACTAACTGAACTTAAAAATTGTACTGCAAAAAAACACCATATCAGTGGAAGTTTTTCAAaccacacactttcattcattttaattaacaatcaaaatgctGGTCTGTGTTCAAATTTGACAATTTTGACACTTTTTCAGAAATCACATTTAGACTTCACACAAACAAATTCACCACCTGTGGTACCATTAGGATACCTCaaagcagggataatctacaacagggataggtcacttgctcgctttctttaccatttgtactaattaacttgtgcctcgtcatgcacacagtgacttggctcgttcccagcccaacttcagctgtgtttaacttcagccagtttattgctTCAGTCAgaattttgaatgaatgaatgaatgaatgaatgaatgaatgaatgaattatgtgaatgaatgaaagaataaatgatacacaccagccttccctcccaaacatgttaaagaatacaaaagtatcgcgagaacacatgtgttaacatcagctgtcctctTAGAAAATCTACTTTGATacagttttgtttacattaataattaattcagaaatCTTATTGCATGTACGGAATggcatggacattaacaaaatattaacaaacaCGGTCACACActcctcaaaaacagaaagtgtaaaactgtcacaaagtgttctaacacctttccagtttggCAAATAATAAGattcaacaagaaagaaagaagttatggaactataacccacaagcatcaatggcggatcagaacagatcagcgatatgtcacatttttcacacacctcaaatacaccctaacattctttaaTAGattataaaactatcactattacttgcaaacccatttcacctgatagtatattcccctcatatgaattaaaggtatatgttaaagatgtttttgaggaaataTCTAGGAATAGTCAAAACAAAAGTGTGTAATATTTCAGTGgcagatcagaacagatcagcaatatgtcttagttttcacacacctcaaatacaccctaacattttgtttcagattatgaacttatcactattacttgcaaacacatttcactggatagtatattcccctcatatgaattaaaggtgtatgtgaaagatgtttttgaggaaataACTAGgaacactaataccaattatttgacttaaactgaagtgacaaaatagttaacttatcttccACATGTAGGATTTAAGTTGTTACGACGCCCAGCGAATTTAATCAGCGGCTGAACATGAATCGGGCTCATTCTTACATACTGTGCTGCCGcaatattggctacactggttacgtaacaaTCCGAGACAGTGGTTCAGGGGCTTTTtggggagtttcttctccctctaAATATATTGTCTCCCAGCTCAAAGTCAGTCTCATCAGTGGCCTCTATGAGTGTTGATGATGGCGCTGCATTgtctgtacatggaatgaattaGCAAGAGGGGCCAGGGGGCCAACTCTCTGGTTCTGACCAATTGCATCCCACAACATGATTCTTGAACCACCCCGCAAGAGTCTCTGGAAAATCATTCCCCACACTTTTGTCAGACTCTCACTCTGTCATCAGCTGTCAACATGCAATATAAGCTTCCATCAGAAAAAGGCACAGTTCTCCACTCTTGTTAATGTCAATTTTGATGTTGAGTTGCCCACTGCAGTCGCATCTGGCAGTAACGAGCACTGAGGACATTGAGGAGAAAGAAATTTTGGTTTGAAAGGTTGCAATTCTTTTGGAATTCAGTATATATAAGATTGGAAAAACCAGACAGATCTGAAGGGCCAGTAACTAAAGATGAACTCCTAACAGCACCTTAAAAACGTAAAAATAACAAGCGTCCAGGTTCTGATGGCTGGAATTTTCTGGATTGATCATTCAAAACCACAATAGACCCAAAACTAAATTGGATGCAATTCAGGCTAATTCAGAGAATTCTACCCATAtgcatattgctgaaagtaatCTATGTTCTTTTTATGGGACAGAATGTGAATCAGTAGTTTATCTGCTCTGAAATTGTTGAGCAATCAAGAACTATTGGCATaaaatctgattttttaaataaattgatatttatacttatacttatcctgactcattcttattatgcttatctcctctcaTAGTGGAACACATGAAATCGCTTTGAAGTTCCCTCCTTGGAAGCAGATGTACAATCAAACTCGCCCATGAGTAGCCTCCCTTCGCCACTAATGAGACTGACTTAGAGATATCCTAATGTTACCATTGGtggtgattttgtttttgtctaAATGTGATTTCCGAAATAGTGGTTGCGTGAaatgccatgcttgtcactctcggACACATGAAATTACTGTGAGATCCAACGTGCCACATCATGAGTCAGGAttagtataaaatatcaattttattcagaaaactaCACATTATATACTCCATTATgtatgcttattatgcttgcaGAATCCAACAGAATTGGTGGTGGGTCAGGCAATAATTGGATTCTTCTGGCTGTCTTTAAATATGTCCAGTATTTTGGCCCCCTCTGTGGTTATGTAGTAGTTAGCGAACACCATATCTGATTTCCATAAGCAGCCATCCATTATAGTTGTGAGCGAGCAATTTCCATGCAGAGCAAGTTTAGCTGCCAGAGCAGTTACTTCCTGTGGATTTGAGGCTTGCAAAGGTTCAAGTCCGACTGCTTCGTAGGCTCTCAGTGTAACGGCTCATATCCACACTGAGATTGTAATTTGGGATATATCtgtaggtgtctcagtagataagGAGATGAATAGGCATCATCTCCTTGTTTTCGttctagattttcaaagttccCACAGGGCAGAGATAAATCCTGCTTATCTTCTGTGGACTGTTTACAATGAGAGgatgtggaattgtctgtctGGTTGACCAGGCAATTAAACTTGGGTCTTCCAACTTGAATGAGAGCAGTAGAACTGCAGTAATTCTGGCACATTTGTCAACTTGATCcgtgttgtcatggttataaTGTTGCTTAGTGCTGCCGGGTAAATTGATAATGTGCAACGTTTGAGTCCTTGAGTATGTCATAAGTGACATAAGTGGTCTGTCGCTTGAGGATGTCGGGATTTCGATGCTGTAATGCCTGTTTGGGACATGTCTCAAATAGCATCCATTTGTCATCATATGATGTGCCAGTCGATCTGCATAAGAGCCAATGTTACTCCCTTCGGAATACCCACATTTCATCTAGCAAATTTTGATATGATCCATACAAGTAGTTGGAATGATGATGGATTCCCGTGACCTTGTTTGATGCAAGATTGGATGAGTAGATTCGCCCATTCTGGTAGTTTTAGTGATGGCTTTCCTACTTCTTCTATGAGTATTGGAAACCATTCTCTTGCTGACCAACAGACCCAAACCAAAGTCAGTTGTAGCATGCTCATTTGTTTGAGTTTCCCATGACTTTCAGTTGTAAGACTGGGCACACATAAGCGTTCAGTCCTTCCACGAGATGCTGAGTAGAACGTCTGTTGCCCATGCAAGTGGATCTTGTACTGGAGATACGAACCTTGGTATCTGTTTGTTGAATCTTGTCGCAGTTAGGTGTATTTGATTCAAGTGTTTGACTGACTAGCCGAAACGCTTCCTGATGTAACACCCATTATGTTGGAGATGTTTGCAGGGGATGCAATCTGTCATGATGTTCCATGGAATGTGGCATGCCTTTATGTAGAAGTCCAGGTCGTTGACAATGTCAAACTGTTGAAAGGTTAGCTGTAGTAGCGTGTGTTGATCCTTCCTGGTATATGTAGAATGCTACTGTAGAGTTGCCGATATGGACCATGAGTAGTTTGTTCCTTAAAGCGGCCAATAAATGTTGTATTGCATTGACATCACCTTTCATCTACAAGAAGTGTAGAATGCATTCGTGGCTTGTCCGAGTTCCAGATGCTTCATAGTATGGGTGGGCTTGCCATGTTTGTTGCGATGCATCTACATAGAGATTATTGTTGCAGTCCAACTCTATCAAACAGGTTCCTGTGCAAAAATTCGTCCTGTGAATCCACCAGGGCAGGTATGGTCTCAGTGCTTCCGGTAGGGCTATCCTATCCGAACTGTTCAGGCTAGTATTCTGGAAGGGCGTATAAAGAGCGCAGGTCTAGTCATCCGTCCTGTGCTGAAGTGAGTATACCGAGAAGACACTGACACTGTCGTAGTGCTTACTCTGTCTCATCATGAATCTTGGTCCAGCAGTCTTCTGGAGACTACAATGCAGTTCAATGGAGTAATGAATCGAATCTCTAGAAATTGTAGATCCTGCTGAGGCTCCAGCTCTGATTTAGTAGATTTACAAGCCATCCATGTTGTGTGAGCAGTCTGATGGTGAAGTCCAGTTGCAGTCATGATTAACTTAAATGCCTTCATTCAAGTAGAAAGCACTATGTAGACCTCAATGACGTAAGTATGTTACGATGGGCTTCATTACTCGAGTAAACTACTGAGGGGCTGATGACATTCAAAACAGTAAGATGTTCAACTGGAAGTGACTGCCATTAAATAGGAAGTGCAGATATTTCCTGGATTCCGGATGTAACCTGAACTTTTCTTTTGAATTTTCCTTTGTTACAAGGTAAATTGGGGAGTAAAATCTGGATTAAATTCCTCGACTGTGCCTTTCTCCTGTAGGGACGAGATGACATCCACTAGTTTGTCCACTTGATCCTGAGTGTACATGAAGAGAGCTGGGTCTCTTGTGAGAGGCGGAATGACCTGCAGTGGGATCTTGTAGCCTGTCCTTAGGATCTGTGAGATGAAGATGCCCCAATTCTTCCAGTAGTATTGCAGACGTCCACCCCCTTGTGATGGTTGTACAGGAACGGCTGGGGGTGGAATACTTCAGTAGTTTCAAACATTCTTGTCAGTCCTTTCATCCTCTTGCACCCCAGGAAAGACATACTTTCCAAAGGGAGCTCTTGTTACTTGGCAAAAAGAGCCCCTGCCACTCCGAGAGTTGACATACTTCTTATCCTTGGCTTTTTGCACTCAAGAGTACTtcgagtgcgtgagtgagttgcgttttacatcacactcagcaatatcccagctatatggcgatggtctgtaaataatcgagtctggaccagacaatccagtgatcaacaacaggagcatcgatctgcacaattgggaactgatgacatgtgtcaaccaagtcagcaagcctgaccaaccaatcccgttagttgcctcctgcgacaagcatagtcgtcttttatggcaagcatgggttgatgaaggcctattctaccccgggaccttcacaggtccgaTGTTTTGTAGAGTTGCACTGAGACGTATGTCTGATGATGGTGGCCAAAATACCGATGCTCTTGATCATCTTGACTTCCCGTGAGTCATAAGTAACTGTCTTGGCGATGTCTTCAATTCTTCCTCTGGAGAATGGTGGATGATGACCAAGGGAGCCTGTAGTAGTGGCTAGATAAAGATTCACCCCAAGACGATGCCATCAATAAGTGCAGAGAGGATCATCCTGTCTTCGTGAAAAGTGGAGATGACTGCCTCTTTGATAGCACAGGATCATGCAAGTCCAAAGGTTCGCTTGGGTAGTAATATCCATTTGTGCTAGACATTCATCAACCACCTTAAAAGTGTGGGTATGAGCCTTGCTGATGAGCTTGTAGTTGTCATCCACTTCAGGCGCTTTCACAAAGGGCTCCATGTGATGCAGAGGAAACCTCTGTGCATTGAAAGATGGGATATGTTGATTCTGATGCTTAGTTGCTGAGTTTAAGGCTGTAGATAAGCTGTCTGGGGGGTAGATATCGGTGCAATCTGTGGAAAGATGGATTTCTTCGATGGTAATCCACAACCCGTTGGTAATCCACTATGTAATCTCCAAGTCACTGAATACAACCTCCTAATCAGCCTCTGATGCAGCTTGGCAAAGCTCTTATCTGTCCAAGAAGTCATCCCTGTTCACCACCTTGTGTGAATGTCTTTGATGCTCAGACTGGGTTTGCTGAACATCATCCCAACATCATCAGACTGTTTCTCTTGCCTCCGTGAACTCTGGAGAGGTCTTCATGCCCTAAATGCATTCCTGCAGGCCTATGTGCGTGCTCCAAATCTGACAGCAACAACGAGCAGTGTCAAGGTCGGTAATGTCTGGGTGATGCATACAGTGTATCCTTCTGGTTGGAATGTGATCTCTATGTGCATGCGTAAGATAAGTCAGCGAGGTAGCTTCTTCCAGATTGAGACGAGATGACACAGATGGTGAGGACTTCCTTGAATGAAAGCTTTCATCCAACTCATCTGAAAGTGCCGTTCTGCCTGTGGATTGTGCGTCAAAGGCTAGTGTCATGACTGACAATTGGAGTTTCCTTTCCTCTGCACCGTTCATCATGTGTTCAGTGAACTGCTGCATGAAGCCAGTGTCAAAAGTCTAAGGTGCAGGCTGTGGCAGTAGCTCAGCAGATGATGAGTGTTGAGGTTGCCTGCTGATGTGCCAGATGTCTACCTTGAAGGCAGGCTCTCCACTGAGTGAGGTGCTAGTCTGGTGACAGTTGATTATCAGTACCTCGGGAAGTAGTAGACGCAGCTCATCGTAGATGTGTCTCCCATTGAGAGGGTTGATGTCTTCATCAAGAGGGTTTATGTCTTCATCAAAGGACTTTGATGATCTAGATGCTGAAGACTTAGATCTTGATGTCTGAGACAATGTAGACAACTTCAGCTTCTTGGGTTAAGGTGACCCCAAGTCCGAGGCAGCCTCTTCTGTGACATGGCTGCAGCCTCTGTGCTGCCTCGACCCTGCACCCGATGCATGTCAGGTGTTCACTACAAACGTACATGAACAGCAGATAAACACACTTTTCCTAGACACATCATCAACCATTTTACTGGGCATGACTAGAGAGTGCCTTCGTAATTTGTCCTTTGCACGTCTCTGAACAGCAAATAAATATAGACAAATATCAGACAATTCCTTCGAGTTGACTACGAACACAAGTGTGCAAGACGGACAAAATACATGCGGATCAGCTTCAGACAGCTGGTACCTACActgatgaaaaacatgtcaaacaacatgaaaaatatgtaaattttatCAACAATTTCACATCGTAATGATAAATAATACAGACTAAAAGCCGTATACAGCTAAATTTTGACTA is part of the Haliotis asinina isolate JCU_RB_2024 chromosome 6, JCU_Hal_asi_v2, whole genome shotgun sequence genome and harbors:
- the LOC137287501 gene encoding uncharacterized protein gives rise to the protein MNVHGLVEKTTQTDQTKSKIISVCLFILKNGEFDDVSYRVVKRTENEECVVITYDHLFGILGENIDPLSISISHRGTCKIYILFRPVEIYDLVINGLFDTVHFLNILRHFHKDATFCPGISLKFLQTDIHPSAIVQHKHPFPRCQSVNCPVYWVKSDGLLSSSTCFPCNSCSLLMVKTSDKLDCDQDINLPSDMVSKFASKEHDVCNQKTTESSLMLLSNNLIQPCLPQDSRFDNNDDSEPLVKQICSFNKKNHKRSPVTDKKNRKHVALASMEHPHTERNLTTDSWESSSKYVKLNSLHTASTSVCDTDVQIYPNAQMDVMSEMSICESSKVRSRVAKTIAEELEANSTHIFERNKISNSCRMCILMRKEENCDHAVSVESNNQIEVSPTEGQIAELCTRSGKQNIDASQIFPSQKGTHSKRLCDLKYSVTQFPSTGNCSTERTKNYPLNMETMPSVTDTVPSVLHSKSVIDTHTDTLRTSLQFRNVKEKRPRMISASLRLDEVISQLKKSVSKPQLSVLHPQLNGIQHTSQEISTDSASGILNSDDSEVTNNTKKWPKRKRKPSKKGIEYLESLKCKNYEREVLSKIAKRKTRKNIALKCNSVAVETVNSFRPDLKRAKATRINRTISGQNIVREASNEQRSSCSMLNLNASEILHKSQEGILLKPPRREGEKVTTRKKESSNHIQANNSVDMSAVKEDNAQTDTGTQLKGTVKGEERRKPTQCPVCYEFYSNERTLGRHMRIHNLVRPFKCPVCEKSFVQKITMKVHMRLHSGEKPHQCIICGRLFAQKSNMETHVRRHLGVRPYQCDMCSKGFSDKGSLGEHKKIHTGEQPYVCTVCGKSFSQRANMRTHFHRHQEEKTYSCLKCKESFNKKECLLKHAKEHDTSMQGTREKEDQLVNAFI